A single genomic interval of Aegicerativicinus sediminis harbors:
- a CDS encoding NAD(P)/FAD-dependent oxidoreductase, giving the protein MKHIVIIGNGIAGITAARHIRKLSNHKITIISKETEFFFSRTALMYVYMGHMKFEHTQPYENWFWKKNRLELIQDYVETIDTDNKSLQLIESGKISYDILIIATGSKPNKFGWPGQDGKGVQGLYSKQDLDSLESHAPNNKICKRAVIVGGGLIGIELAEMFHSRNIPVTFLVREESFWNNVLPNSDSELINEEIKRHHIDLRLNTNLQEILLDENGKVKGVVLKESGETLPCDLVGLTAGVKPNIEFIKNSKIETEKGVLINECLETNIKDVYAIGDCAQHRHPIGHRPEVEAVWYTGRIMGETVAKTICGKRTVHQPGHWFNSAKFFRIEYQTYGWVFSKPKQGNTHLHWQNKDYTKCITIEYQNETTLFMGINAFGIRLRHEIFNQWLNEKRTVDYIIENMSIANFDPEFYKNGLLNIQNELKNQLQNKVSLSNA; this is encoded by the coding sequence ATGAAGCATATCGTTATTATTGGAAATGGTATTGCCGGAATTACGGCAGCTAGACATATTAGAAAACTGTCTAACCATAAAATTACCATAATTTCGAAAGAAACCGAATTTTTCTTCTCACGTACCGCCCTAATGTATGTCTATATGGGACATATGAAGTTTGAACACACCCAACCTTATGAAAATTGGTTTTGGAAGAAAAATCGATTGGAGCTCATTCAGGATTATGTAGAGACAATAGATACAGACAACAAATCCCTTCAATTAATTGAATCTGGCAAAATTTCCTACGATATTTTAATCATTGCTACCGGTAGTAAACCAAATAAATTTGGTTGGCCAGGACAAGACGGCAAAGGAGTTCAAGGACTTTATAGCAAACAGGATTTGGATTCTTTAGAGAGCCATGCTCCAAATAATAAAATCTGTAAAAGAGCAGTAATTGTAGGGGGCGGACTAATAGGAATTGAACTGGCAGAAATGTTTCATAGTAGAAATATTCCTGTTACCTTTTTAGTACGCGAAGAAAGCTTTTGGAACAATGTGTTACCAAATTCTGATAGCGAACTTATTAATGAAGAAATAAAACGCCACCATATCGATTTGCGATTGAACACCAATCTGCAAGAAATTCTCCTTGATGAAAATGGCAAAGTCAAAGGAGTAGTTTTAAAGGAATCAGGAGAAACGCTTCCGTGTGACTTAGTCGGACTAACAGCTGGGGTGAAACCCAATATTGAGTTTATAAAAAATTCAAAGATTGAAACTGAAAAGGGTGTTCTAATAAACGAATGTTTGGAAACAAATATTAAGGATGTTTATGCGATTGGCGATTGCGCGCAACATCGCCACCCCATTGGTCATCGACCCGAAGTTGAAGCTGTTTGGTATACGGGTCGAATTATGGGTGAAACGGTAGCTAAAACCATTTGCGGTAAAAGAACAGTACACCAGCCAGGACATTGGTTTAACTCGGCCAAATTTTTCAGAATCGAATACCAAACTTATGGTTGGGTATTTTCTAAACCCAAACAAGGAAACACCCATCTTCATTGGCAAAATAAAGATTACACCAAGTGTATTACCATTGAATACCAAAATGAGACCACGCTATTTATGGGGATTAACGCCTTTGGCATAAGGCTTAGGCATGAAATCTTTAATCAATGGCTGAATGAAAAAAGAACTGTGGATTATATTATAGAAAATATGTCCATTGCCAATTTCGATCCAGAATTTTACAAAAATGGCCTCCTAAATATTCAAAATGAATTAAAGAACCAATTGCAAAATAAAGTCAGCTTATCCAATGCATAA
- a CDS encoding glycoside hydrolase family 113, with protein sequence MRRIYLLSLILLLLGCFGTNRPPKVDEKINGLSLVATRDSLRLENIESVLKVHASHVALMPFGFIRDVDQPEIIFNRERQWFGETVVGIEQHIEMLKLQSVEVMLKPQLWVGHGIFTGEIKMADESKWLEFENSYRHFILTFAEIAEKHQVPLLCIGTELESFVTERPQFWSELINEIRSIYKGKLTYAANWDEYSRTPFWRMLDFVGIDAYFPITDEQTPTVQQCMQSWKDLRSVLKTFAIDLNKPILFTEFGYRSVDYAGREPWKSDRDMPGLNHLAQYNTLDALFTSMWNEEWFAGGFVWKWFPDHSRAGGEENSQFTPQNKPSEKLIGEYYAKFK encoded by the coding sequence ATGAGGCGCATTTATCTCCTTTCTTTGATTTTATTACTCCTCGGATGTTTTGGCACTAATCGCCCTCCAAAAGTTGATGAGAAAATTAATGGACTTAGTTTAGTTGCAACCCGAGATTCGCTTAGGTTGGAAAATATTGAATCCGTTTTAAAAGTACATGCCTCGCATGTGGCCTTGATGCCTTTTGGTTTTATTAGGGATGTTGATCAACCAGAAATAATTTTTAATAGAGAACGCCAATGGTTTGGAGAAACAGTTGTGGGTATTGAGCAGCACATCGAAATGTTGAAATTGCAGTCCGTTGAGGTAATGCTTAAGCCCCAACTATGGGTTGGACATGGCATTTTTACAGGAGAAATTAAGATGGCAGATGAATCTAAATGGTTAGAATTTGAAAATAGTTACAGGCATTTTATTCTCACTTTTGCAGAAATTGCCGAAAAACATCAAGTGCCTCTTTTATGCATTGGCACTGAATTGGAATCCTTTGTTACAGAACGCCCCCAATTTTGGTCTGAATTGATAAATGAGATAAGGTCTATATATAAAGGAAAATTAACCTATGCTGCAAATTGGGATGAATATAGCCGAACTCCTTTTTGGCGCATGCTAGATTTTGTTGGGATCGATGCCTATTTTCCTATAACAGATGAACAAACACCAACGGTCCAACAGTGTATGCAAAGTTGGAAGGATCTTCGATCGGTCTTAAAAACCTTTGCAATTGACCTTAATAAGCCAATACTTTTTACGGAGTTTGGTTATAGATCTGTTGATTATGCGGGGCGAGAACCTTGGAAATCTGATCGCGATATGCCTGGTTTAAACCATCTAGCGCAATACAATACCTTAGATGCACTTTTTACAAGTATGTGGAATGAAGAATGGTTTGCGGGAGGATTCGTTTGGAAATGGTTTCCAGATCATTCTAGGGCTGGAGGAGAGGAAAATTCACAATTTACTCCACAAAACAAACCTTCAGAGAAATTGATAGGGGAGTACTATGCTAAATTTAAATAG
- a CDS encoding TIGR04283 family arsenosugar biosynthesis glycosyltransferase, translated as MKQISIIIPTLNEETCIGKLLNQLKVKAHNFQAIQIIVADAGSSDNTQNIVKSFTNAKLINSERGRAKQMNAGSKEAEASILYFLHADTIPPKNFDDYIIKAVKNGHETGCFRLRFDHNHWWLWLASFLTRLPWKICRGGDQSLFISKSLFEQIGGFDEQFSIFEDMDMIRKLYKASKFKIIQKQVLTSSRRYRLNGIATLQYHFYILYLKRFFGADPKELERYYIKNIQ; from the coding sequence GTGAAACAGATTTCTATTATCATACCAACATTAAATGAAGAAACCTGCATCGGCAAATTATTAAATCAACTTAAAGTAAAAGCACATAATTTTCAAGCTATTCAAATAATTGTTGCAGATGCTGGGAGTTCAGATAATACCCAAAATATTGTAAAAAGTTTTACTAACGCAAAGTTGATCAATTCAGAAAGGGGACGAGCTAAACAAATGAACGCTGGTAGTAAAGAAGCAGAGGCTTCAATATTATATTTTCTCCATGCCGATACCATACCTCCAAAGAATTTTGATGATTATATCATTAAAGCCGTGAAAAATGGACATGAGACAGGCTGTTTTAGATTACGTTTTGATCATAATCATTGGTGGCTTTGGCTAGCTTCCTTCCTAACAAGATTGCCGTGGAAAATCTGCCGAGGGGGGGATCAAAGTCTCTTCATTAGCAAAAGTTTATTCGAGCAAATCGGAGGCTTCGATGAACAATTCTCAATTTTTGAGGATATGGATATGATTAGAAAACTCTACAAAGCCTCGAAATTTAAAATCATACAAAAACAAGTGTTAACTTCCTCAAGAAGATACCGATTAAACGGCATTGCTACCCTGCAATACCATTTTTACATATTATATTTAAAGCGATTTTTTGGTGCCGATCCTAAGGAATTGGAACGTTATTATATTAAAAATATTCAATAG